In Streptomyces violaceusniger Tu 4113, one DNA window encodes the following:
- a CDS encoding nuclear transport factor 2 family protein, producing MSHIADRAAIHDLNTRYAVAFDGFRVNESSGCWAEDGVLDERETGFGLFQGREAIRDFFRDSLFAHARYVIHVMFNHLVTDIEGNRAAGSVFCLVEVVKNDGGYVRSHVKYEDAYVRVDGQWKFGSRVIKPSFPGAPS from the coding sequence ATGAGTCATATCGCCGATCGTGCCGCCATCCACGATCTCAACACTCGTTACGCGGTTGCTTTCGACGGCTTCCGGGTGAATGAGTCCTCCGGCTGCTGGGCCGAGGATGGCGTCCTCGACGAACGCGAGACCGGCTTCGGCCTGTTCCAAGGGCGCGAGGCGATACGCGACTTCTTCCGCGACTCACTCTTCGCCCATGCCCGCTACGTCATCCACGTCATGTTCAACCACCTGGTGACGGACATCGAGGGCAACCGCGCGGCGGGGAGTGTCTTCTGTCTCGTGGAAGTGGTGAAGAACGACGGCGGCTACGTTCGCTCCCACGTCAAGTACGAGGACGCATACGTTCGCGTGGACGGACAGTGGAAGTTTGGCAGCCGCGTCATCAAGCCGTCCTTCCCGGGCGCCCCGTCATGA
- a CDS encoding IS5 family transposase (programmed frameshift) — protein MPLTDAQWARIEPLLPDRTPKRGGRWRDHREVIDAIAFKFQTGTQWVHLPEKYGNWRGVYNRLRMWAIDGTWERVFTALTAQADADEDLNRAVSVDSTIVRAHQHAAGARTKGLPAGEPADHAIGRSRGGLTTKIHLAADGNCRPLAFVLTAGQAGDAPAFTEVITRLRVPRPRGRPRTRPEVVLADKAYSSRAVRQHLNKRGIRAVIPVPADQQGHRLRRGSRGGRPPAFDREAYKQRNTVERCINRLKQWRGPATRYEKTATIYLAGLHIAGIFLWSAR, from the exons ATGCCGCTGACTGACGCGCAGTGGGCGCGGATCGAACCGTTGCTCCCGGACCGGACGCCGAAGCGGGGTGGCCGCTGGCGCGATCACCGTGAGGTGATCGACGCGATCGCCTTCAAGTTCCAGACCGGCACGCAGTGGGTCCACCTGCCAGAGAAGTACGGCAACTGGCGGGGTGTCTACAACAGGCTGCGGATGTGGGCCATCGACGGCACCTGGGAGCGGGTGTTTACCGCGTTGACGGCCCAGGCCGACGCGGACGAAGACCTCAACCGGGCGGTCTCCGTGGACTCCACGATCGTGCGCGCTCACCAGCACGCGGCCGGGGCTCGCACAAAGGGGCTCC CGGCCGGCGAGCCGGCTGACCACGCCATCGGCCGGTCCCGTGGCGGACTGACCACAAAGATCCACCTGGCTGCCGACGGCAACTGCCGTCCCCTGGCTTTCGTCCTCACCGCTGGACAGGCCGGGGACGCTCCGGCCTTCACCGAAGTGATAACGCGATTGCGCGTCCCCCGGCCCCGCGGACGTCCTCGGACCAGGCCGGAAGTCGTCCTGGCAGACAAGGCATACTCCTCACGCGCTGTCCGCCAGCACCTGAACAAGCGCGGGATCCGGGCGGTGATCCCTGTCCCGGCGGACCAGCAAGGCCACCGGCTGCGGCGCGGCAGCCGAGGGGGCAGGCCACCCGCCTTCGACCGCGAGGCATACAAGCAGCGCAACACCGTCGAACGGTGTATCAACCGCTTGAAGCAGTGGCGCGGTCCCGCCACCCGCTATGAGAAGACCGCGACCATATACCTGGCCGGACTCCACATCGCAGGCATCTTCCTCTGGTCCGCAAGGTGA